The following are encoded in a window of Bacillus sp. SORGH_AS_0510 genomic DNA:
- a CDS encoding TetR/AcrR family transcriptional regulator, which yields MTPKISDSEKEKRKKHIIDSAVVVFTRKGYVNSTMQDIVDETGMSRGWVYLYFSNKEDIMLAILAENDKETEAQINNLLTSGLSVWQGLSGLIDMMDQQFNHASDDLPIVIYEYFISGWKQPERREYLEVHYKKQHEYLSLYLQQGVANGEFRPSVDLDVIIKMITSYFEGLLLHSKAAGSNNVRVSEQLKLFKAMLMSVLQVDETEGGL from the coding sequence TTGACACCAAAAATTTCTGACAGTGAAAAAGAGAAACGTAAAAAGCATATCATCGATTCAGCGGTTGTAGTATTTACAAGAAAGGGATATGTTAACTCGACCATGCAGGATATTGTAGATGAAACAGGAATGAGCCGTGGCTGGGTGTATTTGTATTTTTCGAATAAAGAAGATATTATGCTAGCGATACTCGCAGAAAATGATAAAGAAACAGAAGCGCAAATCAATAACCTACTAACGAGCGGACTATCCGTTTGGCAAGGTTTGAGCGGCTTGATCGATATGATGGACCAGCAATTCAACCATGCTTCAGACGACCTGCCTATTGTAATATATGAATACTTTATCAGCGGATGGAAGCAGCCAGAACGACGTGAATATCTCGAAGTCCACTACAAAAAACAGCACGAATATTTATCGCTTTATTTACAACAGGGGGTCGCGAACGGAGAGTTCAGACCAAGTGTGGATTTAGATGTGATTATTAAAATGATAACCTCGTATTTTGAAGGTCTTTTACTTCACTCAAAAGCAGCAGGGAGCAATAACGTTCGAGTGAGTGAACAATTAAAGCTCTTCAAGGCTATGTTAATGTCAGTTTTACAAGTCGATGAAACGGAAGGTGGTTTGTAA
- a CDS encoding methyl-accepting chemotaxis protein, which translates to MDRLQQLLNNLEIIQFTHAEDACIVLADTEKVIGYLPGKTIDLKVPLGASAENFKGTVTHNALLTGTSQKEERGSEIFGVAYIATATPIIENNEIIGVISTIVSNNKVDILRKGAQKLTGVSSELAATSEEVTKVTEQMATELKELDEETTFLRDEIKQIEEILGILKKTAVRSRILGLNASIEAVRSGEHGKGFAVVAKEIEKMAENNRETVEGVEPQLKAMVANLEKIITTIQQISTDSHEQAVKMEAFHKAFEQIVHTASELNLQATSI; encoded by the coding sequence TTGGATCGGTTACAACAATTGCTAAATAATTTGGAAATCATTCAATTCACTCATGCGGAAGATGCATGTATCGTTTTAGCAGACACAGAAAAGGTCATTGGATACCTTCCTGGCAAAACGATTGATCTGAAAGTCCCTTTAGGCGCATCTGCTGAAAATTTTAAAGGAACTGTTACTCATAACGCATTACTCACTGGTACGTCACAAAAGGAAGAACGTGGTTCAGAAATTTTTGGTGTTGCATATATAGCTACTGCAACACCTATCATAGAAAACAATGAAATAATTGGGGTCATTTCCACTATTGTTTCAAACAATAAAGTGGATATTTTAAGAAAAGGCGCACAAAAATTAACAGGTGTTAGCAGTGAGCTGGCTGCAACATCAGAAGAGGTAACAAAAGTAACGGAACAGATGGCAACTGAACTCAAAGAACTCGATGAGGAAACCACTTTCCTAAGAGATGAAATTAAACAGATTGAGGAGATCCTGGGAATCTTAAAGAAAACTGCTGTTAGATCCCGAATATTAGGTCTTAACGCTTCTATTGAAGCCGTTCGTTCCGGGGAACATGGAAAAGGATTTGCTGTGGTAGCTAAAGAAATTGAGAAAATGGCTGAAAATAATCGAGAAACAGTTGAAGGTGTAGAACCTCAATTAAAAGCGATGGTAGCTAATCTAGAAAAAATCATTACAACCATCCAACAAATTTCAACAGATTCTCATGAACAAGCAGTAAAGATGGAAGCATTCCATAAAGCGTTCGAACAAATTGTACATACAGCATCTGAATTAAATCTGCAAGCTACTAGTATTTAA
- a CDS encoding DUF1272 domain-containing protein, translated as MALEMRKICEKCNKPVQDDGVAYICTYECTFCHDCTEEMESVCPNCGGELVRRPRKIKK; from the coding sequence ATGGCTTTGGAAATGAGAAAAATATGTGAGAAATGTAATAAACCTGTACAAGACGATGGAGTAGCATATATTTGTACTTACGAATGTACTTTTTGCCATGATTGTACCGAGGAGATGGAATCTGTCTGCCCTAATTGTGGTGGAGAGCTTGTGAGAAGACCAAGGAAGATAAAAAAATAG
- a CDS encoding cupin domain-containing protein, with product MKISKHNAEHYTWGNQCDGWHLVNQKELSVIHERMPPQTSEIRHYHQQSRQFFFVLSGSPTLEINGERFALTPQEGVEVPPHIPHQMFNESESAAEFLVISQPTSKGDRVSLS from the coding sequence ATGAAAATTAGCAAACATAATGCAGAGCATTACACATGGGGAAATCAGTGTGATGGCTGGCATCTAGTTAATCAAAAAGAACTAAGTGTGATTCATGAACGAATGCCTCCTCAGACATCAGAGATACGGCATTATCATCAACAGTCACGGCAATTTTTCTTTGTATTATCAGGAAGTCCGACACTAGAGATTAATGGGGAACGATTCGCCTTAACACCTCAAGAAGGAGTAGAAGTCCCGCCACATATCCCTCATCAAATGTTTAATGAATCAGAAAGCGCTGCGGAATTTTTGGTTATATCTCAGCCAACTAGTAAAGGTGATCGCGTTTCCTTGAGTTAG
- a CDS encoding transposase, which translates to MKFILIIGSILAPVLMLFLQKTKPKLRLLFNLAALISALVFGNISSIAIYEIIKDNTVFMTNIHGIFLNPLFLLTGSYLGIYSIYRIVLWTIEDSKR; encoded by the coding sequence ATGAAGTTTATATTAATTATTGGCAGTATTCTCGCACCTGTTTTAATGCTTTTTTTGCAGAAAACAAAGCCGAAACTTCGTTTGTTATTCAATCTAGCCGCTCTCATATCTGCACTCGTATTTGGTAATATCTCTTCAATTGCTATTTACGAAATCATAAAGGACAATACCGTATTCATGACCAATATCCATGGGATTTTCTTGAATCCACTGTTCTTATTAACTGGATCCTATTTAGGAATATATAGTATTTATCGAATCGTTCTATGGACAATAGAGGATAGTAAAAGATAG
- a CDS encoding class I SAM-dependent methyltransferase — protein sequence MGLINRMREFIDSQYSNPRGLIGTYFGEKMVRQHKPETLWTLELLKIGKRESVLELGCGAGYAMKLILDQTLAVQVVGLDLSPTVLRSAAIRNKKEIAEGRAELVQGNVTNLPLQNKHFDKVFSIHTIYFWNNIDETIAEIYRVLKPGGYFILTLCDGKNGEVWEGVKSMIDEQLIPSVKKIGFQEVALLGGPNSRKFHTVAVMGRKAL from the coding sequence ATGGGATTAATTAATCGAATGAGGGAATTTATTGATAGTCAGTATAGTAACCCTCGAGGGCTAATAGGTACCTATTTCGGTGAAAAGATGGTTCGGCAACATAAGCCTGAAACGTTATGGACACTTGAGCTTTTAAAAATTGGTAAGAGAGAAAGTGTATTAGAACTGGGCTGCGGTGCCGGTTATGCCATGAAACTAATCCTAGATCAAACATTAGCTGTTCAAGTAGTAGGCTTAGACCTTTCACCCACTGTGCTACGGTCCGCGGCCATAAGAAATAAAAAGGAAATAGCAGAAGGACGAGCCGAACTAGTTCAAGGCAATGTAACAAATCTTCCTTTACAAAATAAGCACTTTGACAAAGTATTTAGCATACATACCATTTATTTTTGGAATAACATTGATGAGACAATAGCAGAGATTTACCGGGTACTAAAACCTGGAGGATATTTTATCCTTACCCTATGTGATGGGAAAAATGGTGAAGTATGGGAAGGGGTAAAAAGTATGATTGATGAACAATTAATTCCTAGTGTTAAGAAAATTGGTTTTCAAGAGGTAGCATTACTGGGTGGGCCGAATTCAAGAAAATTTCATACGGTTGCAGTCATGGGACGTAAGGCTCTTTAA
- a CDS encoding GNAT family N-acetyltransferase has translation MIQKGELLIRCKTYDDLGKMASWLNDPKVLEFYEEHPLTFDQVLKKYGPRIEGNHYVKPCIVEYKNKPIGYMQYYEVQETELETYEYPINQNIFGIDQFIGETQLWGKGLGTSMIQLLLYYLSEKKGASRVLLDVKTHNYRAISCYEKCGFKKIKKLNDDFILMEWSKGELWD, from the coding sequence ATGATACAGAAGGGCGAATTACTTATAAGATGCAAGACTTACGATGACCTCGGGAAGATGGCCTCATGGTTAAATGACCCAAAGGTATTGGAGTTTTATGAGGAGCATCCCTTAACCTTTGATCAAGTATTAAAAAAATATGGTCCTAGAATTGAAGGAAATCATTATGTTAAACCTTGTATTGTAGAATACAAAAATAAACCAATAGGTTATATGCAATATTACGAGGTTCAAGAGACAGAATTAGAGACATACGAGTATCCAATAAATCAAAATATCTTTGGTATAGACCAATTTATTGGGGAGACACAGTTATGGGGGAAAGGGTTAGGGACATCGATGATCCAATTGCTATTATACTATCTTAGCGAAAAAAAAGGTGCCTCTCGGGTCTTATTAGATGTTAAGACTCATAATTATCGAGCCATTTCCTGCTATGAGAAGTGTGGTTTTAAAAAAATTAAAAAGCTTAATGATGACTTCATTTTAATGGAATGGAGCAAAGGGGAATTATGGGATTAA
- a CDS encoding DinB family protein, giving the protein MQTLFMYNWQVREEWFRWCEDVSLEELLRVRTGGVGGILHTLFHIIDVEWSWIRLLQGQPDFQENFQEYQSLERIRELNEVFRQDVEGFVNSWDSSMEERILTLHEPDGSVETFTWGEVIRHALVHEIHHVGQISIWSREVGKKPISANLIGRGLV; this is encoded by the coding sequence ATGCAAACACTTTTTATGTACAATTGGCAGGTCAGAGAAGAGTGGTTCCGTTGGTGTGAAGATGTTTCACTGGAGGAGTTACTTCGCGTCCGAACCGGAGGCGTAGGTGGGATCTTACATACACTTTTCCATATTATCGATGTGGAGTGGAGTTGGATTCGTCTATTACAGGGGCAACCTGATTTCCAAGAGAATTTTCAGGAATACCAAAGTCTAGAGAGGATCCGCGAACTGAACGAAGTATTTCGTCAAGACGTCGAGGGATTTGTGAACTCATGGGATTCTAGTATGGAAGAAAGAATTCTTACTCTTCATGAACCTGATGGAAGTGTTGAGACCTTTACTTGGGGTGAGGTCATCCGGCATGCGCTAGTCCATGAAATCCACCATGTAGGACAAATATCCATCTGGTCAAGAGAAGTGGGAAAAAAGCCAATTTCTGCGAATCTAATTGGAAGAGGACTTGTGTAA
- a CDS encoding GNAT family N-acetyltransferase has translation MNIRKAVLSDAKGIARVHVDSWRTTYANIMTEDYLNQLSYEKREEMWNIIIPNGGVYVAENNEGTIVGFSSGGKERLGEYPGFSGELYAIYILKEYQGKGLGKALVKPIVKELQDQQIDSMVVCVLEENNSRLFYEALCGKKIDTIEVEIGGKRLNELIYGWEHIGTLLND, from the coding sequence ATGAATATAAGAAAAGCTGTTTTATCCGATGCGAAGGGAATTGCCAGAGTCCATGTGGATTCATGGAGGACAACCTATGCCAACATTATGACAGAAGACTATTTAAATCAATTATCCTATGAAAAACGTGAGGAAATGTGGAATATTATCATACCAAACGGCGGTGTTTATGTTGCCGAAAATAATGAAGGTACTATCGTTGGTTTTTCATCTGGTGGAAAAGAAAGATTAGGAGAATACCCTGGTTTTTCGGGTGAATTATATGCGATTTATATTTTAAAAGAGTATCAGGGTAAAGGCCTTGGGAAAGCGCTAGTGAAACCAATCGTCAAGGAGTTACAGGATCAGCAAATTGATTCCATGGTGGTATGTGTACTAGAAGAAAATAACTCCCGCCTTTTTTATGAAGCCCTTTGCGGCAAAAAAATAGACACTATCGAGGTTGAAATAGGCGGAAAGAGGCTTAATGAACTTATTTATGGATGGGAGCATATTGGAACTTTACTCAATGACTAG
- the gpmA gene encoding 2,3-diphosphoglycerate-dependent phosphoglycerate mutase, whose amino-acid sequence MKQIVFIRHGQSLYNLENRFTGWTDVDLTDDGYSEARDAGAILKKHGFIFDVAHTSVLKRAIRTLWILLHEMDLVWIPVYKSWRLNERHYGALQGLNKSEVIKRYGEDQVNEWRRSASICPPEIHPEGHILDQKDPKYAQIGMKNIPLTESLLDTEKRTLVYWHSQIVPNLQNHQRVIISAHGNTLRALVKYLDNIPDDGVVSLNIPNSIPLVYELDYDLHPIRHYYLDHDGEVPEHKIPRHMDVNDPETHDWIG is encoded by the coding sequence TTGAAACAAATCGTTTTTATTAGACATGGACAAAGTCTATATAATTTAGAAAATCGTTTTACCGGCTGGACAGACGTGGACCTTACTGATGATGGCTATAGTGAGGCGAGAGATGCCGGTGCTATCTTAAAGAAACATGGCTTTATCTTTGACGTAGCCCATACTTCCGTATTAAAAAGAGCTATTCGAACATTATGGATTCTGCTCCATGAAATGGATCTAGTGTGGATTCCTGTGTATAAATCCTGGAGATTGAATGAAAGACATTACGGCGCCTTACAAGGCCTGAATAAATCGGAAGTGATTAAGCGCTATGGTGAAGATCAGGTCAATGAATGGAGACGCTCTGCTAGTATCTGTCCTCCTGAAATTCATCCTGAGGGCCATATTTTGGATCAAAAAGACCCGAAATATGCTCAAATTGGTATGAAGAATATTCCACTCACAGAGAGTCTCCTTGATACAGAAAAACGCACGTTGGTGTATTGGCATAGTCAAATTGTTCCGAACTTGCAAAACCACCAGCGAGTTATCATTTCTGCCCACGGGAATACATTAAGAGCACTCGTGAAATATCTCGACAACATTCCCGACGATGGGGTCGTGAGTCTCAATATTCCCAATAGCATTCCGCTCGTCTATGAACTAGATTACGATTTACATCCAATTAGACATTATTATCTTGACCATGATGGTGAGGTTCCAGAGCACAAAATCCCACGCCATATGGATGTAAATGACCCAGAAACTCATGATTGGATTGGCTAG
- a CDS encoding YfiT family bacillithiol transferase: MKASYPIGKFHFEGQMTKTIIEDWIHDIENLPGLLRDAVSDLNDDQLDTPYRPGGWTIRQVVHHVADSHLNAYGRFKLALTESKPIIKPYGQDKWAELPDSKLPVTISLSLLDALHLRLVVLLRTLTPSDLEKIFIHPESGEVSVGKNIGIYAWHGRHHLAHIISLRSSKGW; the protein is encoded by the coding sequence GTGAAAGCAAGCTATCCAATTGGAAAGTTTCATTTTGAAGGTCAGATGACGAAGACTATCATAGAAGACTGGATTCATGATATTGAAAATTTACCGGGATTACTGCGAGATGCAGTAAGTGATTTAAACGATGATCAGCTAGATACACCCTATCGTCCGGGGGGGTGGACTATCCGACAGGTAGTACATCATGTGGCAGATAGTCATCTGAATGCATACGGACGTTTTAAACTGGCTCTTACTGAGAGTAAACCGATTATTAAACCTTATGGCCAGGACAAATGGGCAGAACTTCCTGATTCAAAACTGCCGGTAACTATATCGTTATCGTTGCTTGATGCTTTGCATTTGCGCTTGGTAGTGCTTTTACGAACGCTAACTCCTTCTGATTTGGAAAAAATATTCATTCATCCAGAGTCTGGGGAAGTTTCAGTTGGGAAAAATATAGGCATTTATGCTTGGCATGGAAGACATCATCTTGCACATATTATTTCATTAAGAAGTAGCAAAGGGTGGTAA
- a CDS encoding aspartyl-phosphate phosphatase Spo0E family protein, which translates to MIKDIIEYKRQQLYQTIGLVGLSSDETLKVSQELEKLMNFHTKVHQPEAHRRKDSAMVHNNFIHNILDVASKEKFELPFEINERILTVNEWFTMDFGHTILQAISERHGAEVMEVIGEAVPEHCIFPETVQSFQQSLEHLNHIFHLNHKSTSYIGEYLPYMDIKNEIQLFCHTPNYSSAFNYGIIKGLSKKFNQPLHLKVIDKGVGGHFKIIG; encoded by the coding sequence ATGATAAAAGATATCATTGAATATAAGAGACAACAACTATATCAAACCATTGGTCTTGTCGGACTGTCCTCTGACGAAACACTTAAGGTCAGCCAGGAACTAGAAAAATTAATGAACTTCCACACTAAAGTTCATCAACCTGAGGCACACAGAAGAAAAGATTCTGCAATGGTCCATAACAATTTCATTCATAATATCTTAGATGTTGCCTCAAAAGAAAAATTTGAATTACCCTTTGAAATAAACGAAAGAATCCTCACTGTCAACGAATGGTTTACAATGGATTTTGGCCATACCATTTTACAGGCCATTTCTGAACGCCATGGGGCTGAAGTAATGGAGGTCATAGGTGAGGCTGTACCTGAACACTGTATTTTCCCGGAGACCGTTCAAAGCTTCCAACAATCGTTGGAGCACCTGAATCACATTTTTCATCTAAACCATAAAAGCACTTCGTATATCGGTGAGTACCTTCCTTATATGGATATCAAGAATGAGATTCAACTATTTTGTCATACACCGAATTATTCTTCTGCCTTCAATTATGGAATTATCAAAGGATTGTCTAAAAAATTCAATCAACCCCTTCACTTAAAGGTAATCGATAAAGGTGTAGGCGGCCATTTTAAGATTATCGGATAA
- a CDS encoding HD domain-containing protein — MDVIEKALKTAAKAHEKQYRKGTDIPYVTHPIAVGMILIKAGYSDELVAAGILHDTVEDTDLSLQDIEQLFGKSIADIVEGCSEPDKSLTWEERKADTIEYLKTAPEKIRVVACADKLHNIQSIASDIEQFGDQVWEKFNRGKEKQKWYYTSVIESLDYQSSFPLLDKLKVSVKRLFKSNYEE; from the coding sequence GTGGATGTCATTGAAAAAGCACTGAAAACTGCTGCCAAGGCCCATGAAAAACAGTATAGAAAAGGAACGGATATTCCATATGTCACCCACCCCATTGCGGTAGGGATGATTTTAATAAAGGCGGGCTACAGCGATGAACTGGTTGCCGCTGGAATATTACATGACACCGTAGAGGACACAGATCTATCTTTACAAGACATCGAGCAATTATTTGGAAAGAGTATTGCTGATATTGTAGAGGGATGTTCAGAACCTGATAAATCACTTACTTGGGAAGAACGGAAAGCAGATACGATTGAGTACTTAAAGACCGCTCCTGAAAAAATACGTGTCGTTGCCTGTGCAGATAAACTACATAATATACAATCAATTGCCAGCGATATAGAACAATTCGGTGACCAAGTCTGGGAGAAATTTAATAGGGGGAAAGAAAAACAAAAGTGGTACTACACGAGTGTTATTGAAAGTTTAGATTATCAGTCTAGCTTCCCGTTGCTTGATAAGTTAAAAGTTAGCGTGAAAAGACTTTTTAAGAGCAACTATGAAGAATAA
- a CDS encoding DUF3221 domain-containing protein: MKRIIFSFLLLISLCFTLLGCNVGDVEKGKVDLKGIITEVNRESNQILLKDKNVGFVWVTLPDHGDINKYEKGQEVVVWVKGGIRESSPAQADALNIEFANPNIK; this comes from the coding sequence ATGAAAAGAATAATATTTTCGTTTTTGCTATTGATAAGCCTATGCTTTACTTTGTTGGGATGTAATGTGGGTGATGTGGAGAAAGGAAAAGTTGATCTGAAAGGCATAATTACAGAAGTGAATCGAGAGAGTAATCAAATTTTATTAAAGGATAAAAATGTTGGCTTTGTTTGGGTCACCTTGCCTGACCATGGAGATATTAATAAATATGAAAAAGGGCAAGAGGTGGTGGTGTGGGTTAAAGGTGGAATCAGAGAATCCTCACCAGCCCAAGCAGATGCATTGAATATTGAGTTTGCAAACCCAAATATTAAATAG
- a CDS encoding HIT family protein translates to MRKITLSNRTTVEVECLSCALTSGLIEPDGGVVIETEHFHAHQDVAYPIKGLIILASKRHIICFDELTEEEKLDYINILTKIRKAQREVLGIDYVYYFYNEDTTHHFHTWMVPRYEWMYEFGRSVESVRPVLLHARNEMNDEENVKEVMEAIKLLTVELNR, encoded by the coding sequence ATGAGAAAAATAACTTTATCAAACAGAACTACAGTAGAGGTAGAATGCTTGAGTTGTGCCCTAACCAGCGGATTAATTGAGCCTGATGGAGGAGTAGTCATTGAAACAGAACATTTCCATGCACATCAGGATGTTGCGTATCCGATCAAAGGATTAATCATCCTAGCGTCCAAGCGCCATATCATATGTTTTGATGAACTAACAGAGGAGGAAAAATTAGATTACATCAATATCCTTACAAAAATTAGAAAAGCACAGCGAGAAGTACTTGGCATTGATTATGTTTATTATTTTTACAACGAAGATACGACCCACCATTTTCATACCTGGATGGTTCCGCGCTATGAGTGGATGTACGAATTTGGCCGGTCAGTAGAATCAGTTCGCCCTGTTCTGCTTCATGCGAGAAATGAAATGAATGATGAGGAAAATGTGAAAGAAGTAATGGAAGCAATTAAGCTACTAACTGTTGAGTTAAATAGATAA
- a CDS encoding GNAT family N-acetyltransferase, with product MKIRDAKEKEGTFIREQRVNSYREHAECIPEGHWEALKRSISSEADIQPGVERIVAELNGKILGSVALFPAKTDAYNGYIDALDYPEIRMLAVTPEARGKGVATALITECIRRSKEKGYSSVGLHTGQFMESAMRLYESLGFERLPQFDFEPAGDGIIVKAYRLTFK from the coding sequence ATGAAGATTCGCGATGCAAAAGAGAAGGAAGGTACTTTCATCCGAGAACAAAGAGTTAATTCCTACAGAGAACATGCAGAATGTATTCCAGAAGGGCATTGGGAAGCACTGAAGCGGTCAATTTCTTCAGAAGCTGATATACAGCCAGGAGTTGAAAGAATTGTAGCTGAATTAAATGGAAAAATCTTAGGTAGTGTGGCATTGTTCCCGGCTAAAACGGATGCATACAACGGGTACATAGATGCCCTAGATTATCCTGAAATTCGCATGCTTGCTGTTACACCGGAAGCAAGGGGCAAGGGAGTGGCGACTGCGTTAATTACTGAGTGTATACGGAGGTCAAAGGAGAAAGGGTATTCATCGGTTGGACTGCATACTGGACAATTTATGGAGAGTGCGATGAGGTTGTACGAAAGCCTCGGGTTTGAACGACTGCCACAATTTGACTTTGAACCGGCTGGTGACGGGATTATCGTGAAGGCTTATCGGCTAACATTCAAATGA